A single region of the Microthrixaceae bacterium genome encodes:
- a CDS encoding GtrA family protein encodes MKLTPSGLIEHARSDEGRKQLRYAAVSVVFVPLGQVLVQVLRWVFEVREYWAVLISACILTIPNYLANKFMVWRDKSKDNRTTEVIVFWSAAVLGTGFAMGFVWLAGQWFPEDRGKAVHGFAIFIAQLVGYGIVWVARYVFLDRWLFKATHHGEEPPREFLEDLHGELPL; translated from the coding sequence GTGAAGCTGACTCCCTCGGGACTGATCGAGCACGCCAGGAGCGACGAGGGCCGAAAGCAGCTTCGTTACGCCGCGGTCTCGGTGGTGTTCGTGCCGCTCGGACAGGTGCTGGTTCAGGTGCTGCGCTGGGTGTTCGAGGTTCGCGAGTACTGGGCGGTGCTGATTTCGGCATGCATCCTCACCATCCCGAACTACCTGGCCAACAAGTTCATGGTGTGGCGCGATAAGTCGAAGGACAATCGAACCACCGAGGTCATCGTGTTCTGGAGCGCAGCGGTGCTCGGGACCGGATTTGCGATGGGCTTCGTCTGGTTGGCCGGGCAATGGTTCCCCGAAGACCGTGGTAAGGCGGTGCACGGTTTCGCCATCTTCATCGCTCAGCTCGTCGGCTACGGCATCGTTTGGGTCGCCCGGTACGTGTTTCTCGACCGCTGGCTGTTCAAAGCGACCCACCACGGCGAAGAACCGCCCAGGGAGTTCCTCGAAGACCTTCACGGCGAGCTTCCGCTGTGA
- a CDS encoding AAA family ATPase, whose product MPTKSELEAEQAYIDRAYDCLERTRERARSVGSDPEADRGGTFQARYERDVLIERAQHRLAQTDLGDQSLCFGRIDLESGERYYIGRIAVSDERAEPVVVDWRAPVSEPFYRATGNDPMGLSRRRHFASSGKVLRGIEDEFFGEARDRLGDGRVNGEGALISALETARSGKLGDIVATIQGEQDEVIRAPLSGVLVVQGGPGTGKTVVALHRAAYLLYTHRFPLEGQGVLVLGPNRLFLSYIEQVLPSLGEAGVEIAVIADLVPNVRATGFDPPEAARLKGDLRMCNVIAKAVRDRQRPLRETAVIPLGVERLRITPEDTRELISQTRRRSRTHNGGRKAFLEGFYALVASKMREPLDPGVVRDRIRSLPETREIVERVWPTLSPAQLLNDLFSSKGLTRLAANKWLSDTEQLLLLRSRADDADDIVWSVHDVPLLDEALELLGPRPKFRETETVRTYGHIVVDEAQDLSPMELRVIDRRSLNGSMTIVGDIAQATSASAHDSWDSVLANLPAKRSPRFTELAIGYRVPAPAMELASRVLRLAAPGLRPPRSIREVGDEPIIEATTVDRFAEALATAVRREVAEIGAGSVAVICATSWIARVEDALTSGGVDFGRAHRGRFDHQVTVAPITLVKGLELDATIVIEPEAVLDQEFRGAQALYVGLTRATKRLSLLHVGPLPDVLVEPL is encoded by the coding sequence ATGCCGACCAAGTCCGAACTCGAGGCCGAACAGGCGTACATCGACCGTGCGTATGACTGCCTCGAGCGGACGCGGGAGCGTGCCCGCTCGGTCGGCAGCGACCCCGAAGCGGATCGGGGTGGAACTTTTCAGGCGCGCTACGAACGCGACGTGCTCATCGAACGCGCTCAGCATCGGCTCGCCCAGACCGACCTTGGCGACCAGTCGTTGTGCTTCGGGCGGATCGACCTCGAATCGGGCGAGCGGTACTACATCGGTCGCATAGCGGTCAGCGACGAACGTGCCGAACCGGTCGTGGTCGACTGGCGCGCGCCGGTTTCCGAGCCCTTCTACCGAGCTACCGGCAACGATCCGATGGGGTTGTCACGGCGTCGCCACTTCGCATCGTCGGGCAAGGTGCTGCGGGGCATCGAGGACGAGTTCTTCGGCGAGGCCCGCGACCGTCTCGGCGACGGTCGGGTCAACGGTGAGGGCGCATTGATCAGCGCGCTCGAGACCGCACGGTCGGGCAAGTTGGGCGACATCGTCGCGACGATCCAGGGCGAGCAGGACGAGGTCATTCGTGCGCCGCTTTCCGGGGTGTTGGTCGTGCAGGGTGGGCCGGGCACCGGAAAGACGGTCGTCGCACTGCACCGGGCTGCGTACCTGCTCTACACCCACCGCTTCCCCCTCGAAGGCCAAGGCGTGTTGGTGCTCGGTCCGAACCGTCTGTTCCTCTCCTATATCGAGCAGGTATTGCCCTCCCTCGGCGAGGCTGGGGTCGAGATCGCCGTCATCGCCGATCTGGTTCCGAACGTTCGGGCGACCGGGTTCGACCCGCCGGAGGCGGCCCGCCTCAAGGGCGACCTTCGCATGTGCAATGTGATCGCCAAGGCGGTGCGCGATCGTCAACGTCCGTTGCGCGAGACCGCGGTCATCCCGCTCGGGGTCGAACGCCTCCGCATCACCCCGGAGGACACCCGCGAGTTGATCTCGCAGACGCGGCGGCGCTCCCGCACCCACAACGGTGGCCGAAAGGCGTTCTTGGAGGGGTTCTACGCGCTGGTGGCGTCGAAGATGCGCGAGCCGCTCGACCCCGGCGTCGTACGCGACCGGATCCGGTCCTTGCCCGAGACGCGCGAGATCGTCGAACGGGTCTGGCCGACGTTGTCGCCGGCGCAACTACTGAACGACCTGTTTTCCTCGAAAGGCCTGACTCGTCTCGCCGCCAACAAGTGGTTGAGCGACACCGAGCAACTGCTGTTGTTGCGTTCCCGGGCCGACGACGCGGACGACATCGTCTGGAGCGTTCACGATGTCCCGTTGCTCGACGAAGCGCTCGAACTGCTCGGGCCGCGACCCAAATTCCGCGAGACCGAGACCGTACGAACCTATGGTCATATCGTCGTCGACGAGGCCCAGGACCTGTCGCCGATGGAGTTGCGGGTCATCGATCGGCGATCGCTGAACGGCTCGATGACGATCGTGGGCGACATCGCTCAAGCGACCTCGGCCTCCGCCCATGACAGTTGGGACTCGGTGCTGGCCAACCTGCCGGCCAAGCGCTCACCTCGGTTCACCGAGCTCGCTATCGGATACCGGGTGCCGGCGCCGGCGATGGAACTGGCGAGTCGCGTGCTTCGCCTCGCGGCCCCCGGTCTGCGCCCACCGAGGTCGATCCGAGAGGTCGGCGACGAGCCGATCATCGAGGCGACTACCGTCGACAGGTTCGCCGAGGCCTTGGCTACCGCGGTCCGACGCGAGGTCGCGGAAATCGGCGCAGGAAGCGTCGCAGTGATTTGCGCCACCTCGTGGATCGCCCGCGTCGAGGACGCATTGACGTCGGGAGGAGTCGACTTCGGGCGGGCGCACCGCGGGCGATTCGACCACCAGGTCACGGTCGCACCGATCACGCTGGTGAAGGGGTTGGAGTTGGACGCCACGATCGTGATCGAGCCCGAGGCGGTGCTCGACCAGGAGTTCCGGGGCGCGCAGGCGCTGTATGTGGGGCTCACCCGCGCGACCAAGCGGTTGTCGTTGCTGCACGTCGGCCCGCTCCCCGACGTGCTCGTCGAACCGCTCTAG
- a CDS encoding class I SAM-dependent methyltransferase has translation MLTIDYDRLDLQPGMSLLDMGCGAGRHSFEAFRRGAQVVALDYSFSDLESVRDLFWAMHETDEVPRTHHAQAVRGDGYQLPFADDTFDRIICSEVLEHLNDDAAAMAELFRVLKPGGRIAVSVPTWLTEKICWTLSAEYHAPLAEGGHLRIYTERLLRERLETTGFTLGESHREHALHSPYWALRCIVSPTNSSHPLVKAYHDFLVWDMMKAPAITRAADRLLNPILGKAVVVYGEKPNTPTHRRSDDRVAA, from the coding sequence GTGTTGACCATCGACTACGACCGCCTCGATCTGCAGCCCGGCATGTCACTGCTCGACATGGGGTGCGGGGCCGGCCGCCACAGTTTCGAGGCGTTTCGACGCGGGGCCCAGGTGGTCGCGCTCGACTATTCCTTCAGCGACCTCGAATCGGTCCGCGACCTGTTCTGGGCGATGCACGAGACCGACGAGGTCCCCAGGACCCACCATGCTCAGGCCGTTCGTGGCGACGGCTACCAGTTGCCATTCGCGGATGACACCTTCGACCGCATCATCTGCTCGGAAGTCCTTGAACACCTGAACGACGACGCCGCGGCGATGGCCGAACTTTTCCGGGTGCTGAAGCCGGGTGGGCGTATCGCCGTGTCCGTTCCCACGTGGTTGACCGAGAAGATCTGCTGGACCCTCTCAGCCGAGTATCACGCCCCCCTCGCCGAGGGTGGTCACCTGCGCATCTACACCGAACGACTGCTCCGTGAGCGCCTGGAAACCACGGGGTTCACCCTCGGGGAGTCCCATCGAGAGCACGCGCTGCACTCTCCTTATTGGGCGCTGCGCTGCATCGTCAGCCCAACCAATTCCTCACATCCGCTCGTCAAGGCGTACCACGACTTCCTGGTGTGGGACATGATGAAGGCACCTGCCATCACACGGGCTGCCGACCGCCTCCTCAACCCCATCCTGGGCAAGGCCGTCGTCGTCTACGGAGAAAAGCCGAACACCCCAACTCACCGTAGGAGCGACGACCGTGTGGCTGCATGA
- the hemG gene encoding protoporphyrinogen oxidase codes for MTDIAVVGGGVSGLAAAWELSAHPDVHVTVVESSNRLGGKIRTEPFVGREVDLGPDAFLRRVPDALALCAEIGLDDLIAPAHGTARVYLDGALVPIPTGLVLGAPAHFDDLDRSTILSAAGLERAHGEAGLAGLPIDEDAAIGGLIRARYGDEVAERLVGPLLGGIAAGDLDEMSLDACAPQLAAAARQGPSMTAALRSALESTTSTAGVEPVFAAPRGGMEVLISTLIERLRERGVEFRLNTPVDRLPDADGVVLSADAALHAKLLRGRVPEAAQLLSSIEFASVVFTAIAFAADDLPTDLDASGFLVPRGAGLTVTAASWSSTKWAHLAGDPAILRVSMGHRHDHRSIDASDDEVIATIRRDLNTTMGITAAPVDVRIARFRKGFPQYRVGHLELTERVEQLLATGAPRVALCGMAHRGVGIPACVREARRAASGLIDRVQNLGHDSR; via the coding sequence GTGACCGACATCGCAGTCGTCGGGGGCGGGGTGTCCGGACTCGCCGCGGCATGGGAGTTATCCGCACACCCCGACGTTCACGTCACCGTCGTGGAATCGTCGAACCGCTTGGGTGGCAAGATCCGCACCGAACCGTTCGTGGGCCGCGAGGTCGACCTGGGACCCGATGCGTTTCTGCGGCGCGTCCCCGACGCGCTGGCCCTGTGCGCCGAAATCGGCCTCGACGATCTCATCGCTCCGGCCCACGGCACAGCTCGCGTCTACCTCGACGGCGCGCTGGTCCCGATCCCCACCGGCCTCGTGCTCGGCGCACCCGCCCACTTCGACGATCTCGACCGTTCCACGATTCTGAGCGCGGCCGGACTCGAACGCGCTCACGGCGAAGCGGGGTTGGCGGGATTGCCGATCGACGAGGACGCCGCCATCGGAGGTCTCATCCGGGCTCGCTACGGCGACGAGGTGGCCGAGCGACTCGTCGGCCCGCTACTCGGAGGAATCGCCGCTGGCGACCTCGACGAGATGAGCCTCGACGCGTGTGCTCCGCAGCTGGCTGCGGCCGCACGGCAAGGGCCGTCGATGACCGCCGCGCTGCGGTCCGCGCTCGAATCAACGACGTCGACCGCGGGTGTCGAGCCGGTCTTCGCCGCGCCTCGAGGCGGGATGGAGGTGCTCATCTCCACACTGATCGAGCGCCTCCGCGAACGGGGGGTCGAGTTTCGCCTCAATACCCCGGTCGACCGGCTCCCCGATGCCGACGGCGTGGTGCTCAGCGCTGATGCGGCGCTGCATGCGAAGTTGCTGCGCGGTCGGGTTCCCGAGGCAGCCCAGCTGCTGTCGTCGATCGAATTCGCGTCGGTTGTGTTCACGGCCATCGCATTCGCCGCCGACGATCTCCCCACCGACCTCGATGCCTCGGGGTTCCTCGTCCCCCGAGGTGCCGGGCTCACCGTCACCGCCGCGTCGTGGTCGTCCACCAAGTGGGCGCACCTTGCCGGCGATCCGGCGATCCTTCGCGTCTCGATGGGACACCGCCACGATCATCGCTCGATCGATGCCTCCGACGATGAGGTCATCGCCACCATCCGCCGCGACCTGAACACCACCATGGGGATCACCGCGGCGCCGGTCGACGTTCGAATCGCACGGTTCCGGAAGGGATTTCCCCAGTACCGGGTCGGCCACCTTGAGTTGACCGAGCGGGTCGAACAACTCCTGGCAACAGGCGCGCCGCGGGTCGCGTTGTGCGGCATGGCCCATCGCGGTGTGGGGATTCCGGCGTGTGTTCGCGAGGCGCGTCGAGCAGCGAGTGGGCTGATCGATCGCGTTCAGAACCTGGGGCACGACTCGCGTTGA
- a CDS encoding glycosyltransferase family 4 protein, with protein MQNNSKRRPGDDDPLRIAYLTYRGKPHVGGQGVYTRHLTKALVDLGHSVEVLSGQPYPIVDPRVPLVQLPSLDIYNDHFPMRMPGLWELKNWTDFAEVTAFSTGTFPEPLAFSLRAWDHLKHRVNEFDLVQDNQCLGYGLLAIESAGLPVLGTIHHPITVDRRIEMEHAETTYQRLSKARWYAFTKMQTRVAKRLKRIITVSQNSFDDICRTHDVSPDKLFVVPVGVDPDLFKPLDDIERKPFQIISTASADVAMKGQRFLLEALAKLRAEFPELKLVIIGKLKEGSAAKRTIEELGLDGVVEFVSGVPDERIVEMYNESTCAVVPSLYEGFSLPAIEAMATGCPLVATTGGALPEVTGKDGDTCYSCEPANSDALAAAIRRAIENPDDSKRIGIAGRERVISRWSWRHTAVRTVDHYRARLALS; from the coding sequence ATGCAGAACAACTCGAAGCGACGGCCAGGTGACGACGATCCCCTCCGGATCGCGTACCTGACGTATCGGGGGAAGCCGCATGTGGGTGGGCAGGGCGTCTACACACGCCACCTGACCAAGGCACTCGTCGACCTCGGGCACTCCGTCGAAGTGTTGTCGGGCCAGCCCTACCCGATTGTCGACCCGCGGGTCCCGCTCGTTCAGTTGCCCAGTCTCGACATCTACAACGACCACTTCCCGATGCGGATGCCTGGGCTCTGGGAACTCAAGAACTGGACCGACTTCGCCGAGGTGACCGCGTTCAGCACCGGAACCTTTCCCGAGCCCCTCGCGTTTTCGCTGCGAGCCTGGGACCACCTCAAGCACCGCGTGAACGAGTTCGATCTCGTCCAGGACAATCAGTGCCTCGGCTACGGCCTGCTGGCAATCGAGTCCGCTGGGCTTCCAGTCCTCGGAACGATCCACCACCCCATCACCGTCGATCGCCGCATCGAAATGGAACACGCGGAAACGACCTACCAACGCCTTTCCAAGGCACGGTGGTACGCGTTCACCAAGATGCAGACCCGAGTGGCGAAACGCCTCAAGCGAATCATCACCGTCTCCCAGAACAGTTTCGACGACATCTGCCGGACCCACGACGTGAGTCCCGACAAGTTGTTCGTCGTGCCGGTCGGGGTCGACCCGGATCTGTTCAAGCCGCTCGACGACATCGAGCGCAAGCCCTTTCAGATCATCTCGACGGCCTCGGCCGACGTCGCCATGAAGGGGCAGCGGTTCCTTCTCGAGGCCCTCGCGAAGCTCCGAGCCGAGTTCCCCGAGCTCAAGCTCGTCATCATCGGCAAACTCAAAGAGGGTTCCGCGGCGAAACGGACGATTGAAGAGCTTGGCCTCGACGGTGTCGTCGAGTTCGTTTCCGGCGTCCCCGACGAACGAATCGTCGAGATGTACAACGAGTCCACCTGCGCGGTGGTGCCCTCGTTGTATGAAGGATTCTCCTTGCCGGCGATCGAAGCGATGGCCACCGGATGCCCTCTCGTCGCGACCACCGGTGGGGCGCTGCCCGAGGTCACCGGCAAGGACGGCGACACCTGCTACTCGTGCGAACCGGCCAACAGCGACGCGCTCGCAGCGGCGATCCGTCGAGCGATCGAGAATCCGGACGACTCGAAGCGAATCGGCATCGCCGGACGCGAACGGGTTATCAGCCGCTGGAGTTGGCGACACACCGCGGTGCGCACCGTCGACCATTATCGTGCGCGACTCGCGTTGAGCTAG
- the lnt gene encoding apolipoprotein N-acyltransferase → MLSAVNVTPPSSRAARIALSLGAGLAMCAGLPPWGWWPLTIVGVAVWALLLHDQPARARFWIGAGVGLALYLPSTMWMVKMTPLGWPIGVSIWFPLVFGLVSASCPPSGVALALPGAVVLAEWVRWHAPFGGVPLSMFAYTQARGPLLPVARIGGTLAVSAAVAMAGVALAGLVRRHTYRNAAITAAALILVTLGGVVAPRGTATSQIRVAAVQGGGEQETEHFATDYDEVLQRHIDTSLTLSGHADLVVLPENIVNVNGRWETSSERARLVELNRKLQTTLIVGVVEDRDSADHFWNFATALNPNGNDEGRYDKVRRVPFGEYVPLRGLIARFASGQLPGRDAVPGDLPAVLHTDLATIGVVISWETFFPRRVRDSLHHGAEILTNPTNGSSYWLSQVQTQQVASSTLRAVESGRWLVQAAPTGMSAIIDPSGNVVARSGIGEATVLEATAELRTGTTLAMRWNEVPVLVLSAIAVAFAWRRHATRKNPESSGEDRFQVPSGNGEDNPLPSNA, encoded by the coding sequence ATGCTGAGCGCCGTGAACGTGACCCCGCCAAGCTCTCGGGCTGCCCGAATCGCGCTCTCGCTCGGGGCCGGATTGGCGATGTGCGCCGGGCTTCCGCCGTGGGGATGGTGGCCCCTCACGATCGTCGGTGTGGCGGTTTGGGCGCTCCTGTTGCACGACCAGCCGGCACGAGCGCGGTTCTGGATCGGCGCCGGAGTCGGCCTCGCGCTGTACCTGCCGTCCACGATGTGGATGGTGAAGATGACACCGCTCGGTTGGCCGATCGGCGTGTCGATCTGGTTCCCACTCGTGTTCGGTCTCGTTTCCGCGTCTTGTCCGCCGTCGGGTGTCGCGCTCGCACTCCCCGGCGCCGTGGTGCTCGCCGAGTGGGTCCGCTGGCACGCGCCGTTCGGTGGTGTGCCGCTGTCGATGTTCGCGTACACCCAGGCCCGAGGCCCACTGCTGCCGGTTGCCCGCATCGGCGGCACCCTCGCGGTGTCCGCAGCGGTCGCCATGGCCGGAGTGGCGCTCGCCGGGCTGGTTCGGCGTCACACCTATCGAAACGCGGCGATCACCGCTGCCGCGCTCATCCTCGTGACCCTCGGTGGGGTCGTCGCCCCGCGCGGCACCGCCACCAGCCAGATTCGCGTCGCTGCGGTCCAAGGTGGCGGGGAACAGGAGACCGAGCACTTCGCGACCGACTACGACGAGGTCCTGCAGCGACACATCGACACGTCCCTCACCCTGAGCGGCCATGCGGACCTCGTCGTCCTGCCGGAGAACATCGTGAACGTCAATGGGCGGTGGGAGACCTCATCGGAACGGGCACGTCTCGTCGAACTCAACCGCAAACTCCAGACCACCCTCATCGTGGGGGTCGTCGAGGATCGAGACAGCGCCGATCACTTCTGGAACTTCGCGACCGCGCTCAATCCGAACGGCAACGACGAAGGTCGATACGACAAGGTGCGCCGCGTGCCGTTCGGTGAGTACGTCCCGCTGCGCGGACTCATCGCACGATTCGCGTCGGGCCAACTTCCGGGACGCGATGCCGTCCCTGGCGACCTGCCGGCAGTCCTGCACACCGACCTCGCCACGATCGGCGTCGTCATCTCGTGGGAGACGTTCTTTCCCCGACGCGTCCGCGACTCGCTCCATCACGGAGCGGAGATTCTCACCAACCCGACCAACGGTTCGAGCTACTGGCTCTCCCAGGTGCAGACACAACAGGTCGCCTCCTCGACCCTGCGCGCGGTCGAAAGCGGCAGGTGGCTGGTTCAGGCCGCCCCCACCGGGATGAGCGCCATCATCGACCCAAGCGGCAATGTCGTTGCCCGTTCCGGGATCGGCGAGGCAACCGTCCTGGAGGCGACTGCGGAACTCCGAACCGGCACCACGCTCGCGATGCGCTGGAACGAAGTACCGGTCCTCGTGCTCTCCGCGATCGCCGTGGCATTCGCGTGGAGGCGCCACGCGACACGGAAAAACCCCGAATCCTCGGGGGAAGATCGTTTTCAGGTTCCCTCTGGTAATGGTGAGGACAACCCGCTACCGTCCAACGCCTAG
- the hemH gene encoding ferrochelatase — protein MNQRIGVLVMAYGTPGSTEDIEAYYTHIRHGRPPEPTQLADLTARYDALGGTSPLAARTEAQRAAIADALDATDPGRFVVALGQKHTSPFIEDGVATLAEYDVDRIIGVVLAPHYSRASVGEYHARAAETAGERDIEYVGIDDWYALDAHVSFHASALRVVLDEMPQRTKVVFSAHSLPERVLVDDPYADQLFAGAELIATRAGLARWAGWGIAWQSAGRTPEPWRGPDLLTVIDDLADTGRAEGIVVVPHGFTSDHLEVLYDIDIEASRHAARRGLELRRPSVVNADPAVMGALAAQIRALAS, from the coding sequence ATGAACCAGCGGATCGGCGTGTTGGTGATGGCCTACGGCACTCCGGGATCCACCGAGGACATCGAGGCCTACTACACCCACATTCGCCATGGTCGTCCGCCCGAGCCGACACAACTCGCCGACCTGACGGCACGATACGACGCCCTTGGCGGCACCTCCCCGCTCGCGGCACGAACCGAGGCGCAACGAGCCGCCATCGCCGACGCGCTCGACGCCACCGACCCTGGCCGCTTCGTCGTCGCACTCGGCCAGAAGCACACGTCCCCGTTCATCGAGGACGGCGTCGCCACCCTCGCGGAGTACGACGTCGATCGCATCATCGGGGTCGTCTTGGCCCCCCACTATTCACGCGCCTCGGTCGGCGAGTACCACGCCCGCGCCGCAGAGACCGCCGGCGAGCGCGACATCGAGTACGTGGGAATCGACGACTGGTACGCGCTCGACGCCCACGTCTCGTTCCATGCGAGCGCGCTGCGGGTGGTGCTCGACGAGATGCCTCAACGCACCAAAGTCGTGTTCAGCGCTCACTCCCTGCCCGAACGCGTGCTGGTGGACGACCCCTACGCCGACCAACTCTTCGCCGGCGCCGAGCTCATCGCGACCCGTGCCGGGCTGGCCCGTTGGGCAGGATGGGGGATCGCCTGGCAAAGCGCCGGACGAACACCCGAACCGTGGCGGGGACCGGACCTGTTGACGGTCATCGACGACCTGGCCGACACCGGCCGAGCCGAAGGCATCGTGGTGGTGCCTCACGGCTTCACCTCCGATCACCTTGAGGTGCTCTACGACATCGACATCGAAGCGTCGCGCCATGCGGCCCGCCGGGGACTCGAGTTGCGCCGTCCTTCGGTGGTCAACGCCGACCCGGCCGTGATGGGCGCGCTCGCGGCACAGATCCGGGCGCTCGCCTCGTGA
- the hemE gene encoding uroporphyrinogen decarboxylase — protein MTSPASPSDPFLAAARSEPHDRIPVWFMRQAGRSLPEYRAIRGSGSILHAIAQPDLATEITLQPVRRYGTDAAILYSDIVTPVHAIGFGVDIVPGVGPVVERPFERAADLDRLRPLEADVDTPYVIETVKNLVAELPCPLIAFAGAPFTVASYLIEGRPSRTYTKVKSLMYRDEALWHRLMDRLADLAIASVTSQVTNGASAAQIFDSWAGALSPDQYRRFVLPSSQKVFDGIRSLGVPTIHFGVHTGELLGLMAETGTDVVGVDWRTPLDAARRRVPERCALQGNLDPAVVIAGWEATRAEAESILVRNAGHPGHIFNLGHGVLPETDPGVLEQLVAWLHEQPAGGRP, from the coding sequence GTGACCTCACCGGCTTCGCCATCCGATCCATTCCTCGCCGCGGCACGCAGCGAACCACACGACCGCATCCCCGTGTGGTTCATGCGACAGGCGGGCCGCTCCCTTCCCGAATACCGGGCGATTCGCGGGTCGGGCTCGATTCTGCATGCCATCGCCCAACCGGACCTGGCGACCGAGATCACGCTGCAACCGGTACGTCGCTATGGCACCGACGCCGCGATCCTGTATTCCGACATCGTCACCCCGGTTCACGCCATCGGGTTCGGGGTCGACATCGTCCCCGGAGTCGGGCCGGTGGTCGAGCGCCCCTTCGAGCGGGCCGCCGACCTCGACCGGCTCCGCCCGCTCGAAGCGGACGTCGACACCCCCTATGTCATCGAGACGGTCAAGAATCTCGTCGCCGAGTTGCCCTGCCCACTCATCGCGTTCGCGGGTGCTCCGTTCACCGTCGCGAGCTACCTGATCGAAGGGCGTCCGTCGCGCACCTACACGAAGGTGAAGTCGCTCATGTACCGCGATGAGGCGCTGTGGCACCGGCTGATGGATCGGCTGGCCGACCTGGCCATCGCCTCGGTCACGAGCCAGGTGACCAACGGCGCGAGCGCCGCCCAGATCTTCGATTCATGGGCGGGAGCGCTCTCTCCCGACCAGTACCGACGCTTCGTCCTGCCGTCGTCGCAAAAGGTGTTCGACGGAATCCGCTCGTTGGGCGTGCCGACGATCCACTTCGGCGTGCACACCGGCGAGTTGCTCGGACTCATGGCCGAGACCGGAACCGACGTGGTCGGGGTCGACTGGCGCACCCCGCTCGACGCAGCACGCCGCCGGGTCCCGGAGCGGTGCGCGCTGCAGGGCAACCTCGATCCCGCCGTCGTCATCGCCGGCTGGGAGGCAACCAGGGCCGAGGCCGAATCGATCCTCGTTCGAAACGCCGGACATCCGGGCCACATCTTCAACCTGGGACACGGAGTTCTTCCCGAAACCGATCCCGGTGTGTTGGAACAACTGGTCGCATGGCTGCACGAGCAGCCCGCCGGAGGCCGACCATGA
- a CDS encoding class I SAM-dependent methyltransferase has translation MDETLRSAAQAARGFMPIDEGDALYEAGLEATRRVPGLPLLEIGSYCGKSGVYLGAAARAGEVVLFAVDHHRGSEENQPGWEWHEPDLVDPAVNKMDTLPIFRRTIHDAGLERHVVAVVADSPTLSRFWTTPLALLFIDGGHGEEPAHRDYERWSAHVAPGGILAIHDVFPNPSDGGRPPYEIYLRALESGNFTELSATGSLRVLARADNARVHRPEPKRFD, from the coding sequence ATGGACGAGACCTTGCGCAGTGCCGCTCAGGCGGCGCGTGGCTTCATGCCGATCGACGAGGGTGATGCCCTGTATGAGGCGGGCCTCGAGGCGACACGTCGGGTGCCGGGCCTCCCGCTGTTGGAGATCGGAAGCTACTGCGGTAAGTCCGGGGTCTACCTCGGGGCCGCGGCGCGAGCCGGTGAGGTCGTGTTGTTCGCAGTCGACCATCACCGCGGATCCGAGGAGAACCAACCGGGTTGGGAATGGCACGAACCCGACCTTGTCGATCCCGCGGTGAACAAGATGGACACGTTGCCGATCTTTCGGCGCACGATCCACGATGCCGGTCTCGAACGCCATGTCGTGGCAGTCGTTGCCGACTCTCCGACCCTCAGCCGCTTCTGGACGACGCCGCTGGCCCTGCTGTTCATCGACGGTGGGCATGGCGAGGAGCCGGCGCATCGTGATTACGAACGCTGGAGCGCTCACGTTGCCCCCGGCGGAATTCTCGCCATCCACGACGTGTTTCCAAACCCTTCCGACGGCGGCCGTCCACCCTATGAGATCTACCTCCGGGCGTTGGAGTCGGGGAACTTCACCGAACTCTCGGCCACCGGCTCGTTGAGGGTCTTGGCGCGAGCCGACAACGCTCGGGTTCACCGACCAGAGCCGAAGCGGTTCGACTGA